A section of the Phycisphaerales bacterium genome encodes:
- a CDS encoding ParB N-terminal domain-containing protein — MNAFKVELRPLADIKPYEKNPRLNDDAVDAVANSITTFGWRQPIVVDGDGVIICGHTRWKAAERLGLEKVPIHIATDLSPEQVRAYRIADNKSAELAEWNMELLPIEMAELQGAGFDWSSLGFSADDLAKLFDPGVRDGLTDPDAIPEPPDEPITKRGDLWILGEHRLLCGDSASAADVDRLLDGQPIHLVNTDPPYNVKVEPRSNNAIAAGNSSFTASKKKRRTHHQSFDVARQGEKRRTTRKMRAKDRPLENDFVSDEAFEEMLDAWFGNMARVLIPGGGFYIWGGYANLGNYPGPLKRAGLYFSQAIIWDKQHPVLTRKDYMGAFEVCFYGWKLGAAHRFYGPNNVPDLWHIKKIPPNQMEHLTAKPAELAVRAMQYSSKAGENVLDLFGGSGSTLIAAEQTQRRAFLMEIDPAYADLICDRFQRFTGRPAVLERTGKSPIPMKPREEKMR, encoded by the coding sequence ATGAACGCGTTCAAGGTCGAACTGCGGCCGCTGGCCGATATCAAGCCCTACGAGAAGAACCCTCGGCTCAATGACGACGCCGTAGACGCTGTGGCCAACAGCATCACGACATTCGGCTGGCGGCAGCCGATCGTGGTCGATGGCGACGGCGTCATCATCTGCGGGCATACGCGCTGGAAGGCCGCGGAGCGCCTCGGCCTCGAGAAGGTTCCGATCCACATCGCAACCGATCTGTCGCCCGAGCAGGTGCGCGCGTACCGCATCGCAGACAACAAGTCGGCCGAACTGGCCGAGTGGAACATGGAATTGCTGCCGATCGAGATGGCCGAACTGCAGGGCGCCGGCTTCGACTGGTCGTCGCTCGGATTCAGCGCGGACGATCTGGCGAAGTTGTTCGACCCGGGTGTGCGCGACGGGCTCACCGATCCCGATGCGATCCCTGAGCCGCCCGATGAGCCGATCACAAAGCGCGGCGACCTTTGGATTCTCGGTGAGCACCGATTGCTGTGCGGCGACAGCGCGAGCGCGGCCGATGTCGATCGACTGCTCGACGGCCAGCCAATTCACCTCGTGAACACCGACCCGCCGTACAACGTCAAAGTCGAGCCGAGATCGAACAACGCGATCGCCGCGGGCAACTCGTCGTTCACGGCCTCGAAGAAGAAGCGGCGCACCCATCACCAGTCGTTCGATGTCGCGCGCCAGGGCGAGAAGCGCCGGACCACGCGCAAGATGCGAGCGAAGGACAGGCCGCTTGAAAACGACTTCGTGAGCGATGAAGCGTTCGAGGAGATGCTCGATGCGTGGTTCGGCAACATGGCGCGCGTGCTCATTCCCGGCGGCGGCTTCTACATCTGGGGAGGCTACGCCAACCTCGGCAACTACCCGGGCCCACTGAAGCGCGCGGGGCTGTACTTCAGCCAGGCGATCATCTGGGACAAACAGCACCCGGTTCTCACTCGAAAAGACTACATGGGAGCGTTCGAGGTATGTTTCTACGGTTGGAAACTCGGCGCCGCACACCGCTTCTACGGCCCCAACAACGTGCCCGACCTGTGGCACATCAAGAAGATCCCGCCGAACCAGATGGAGCATTTGACGGCCAAGCCTGCTGAACTCGCCGTGCGCGCGATGCAGTACTCGTCGAAGGCCGGTGAGAATGTTCTCGACCTCTTCGGAGGATCGGGCTCGACTCTGATCGCCGCCGAGCAGACGCAGCGGCGCGCGTTCCTGATGGAAATCGACCCGGCCTACGCAGATCTGATCTGCGACAGGTTCCAGCGATTC